From the Clostridium sp. Marseille-P299 genome, one window contains:
- a CDS encoding Crp/Fnr family transcriptional regulator: MTLDEKHEIIKSVFSNSKGTISKNTIEQILKISNAVRFNKNEMILNMFEEQNVIYLIISGIVRSYYLDKNGNDVTKSFIKENEFCIGESLFTNDKSPQGFEALENILCLKFKAFELKDLILQDEILTRTYIEYLEKYLIYKMEREWGFQMLNATERYIKFRNNYSEIDKRVNQSYIASYLGITPESLSRIRRTVADKN; this comes from the coding sequence ATGACACTAGACGAAAAACATGAAATAATAAAAAGTGTATTTAGTAATAGTAAAGGTACTATATCAAAGAATACCATTGAACAAATTCTTAAAATAAGCAACGCAGTTAGATTTAACAAGAATGAAATGATACTAAACATGTTCGAAGAACAAAATGTTATTTATCTGATTATCTCTGGTATTGTTAGAAGTTATTACCTTGATAAAAATGGAAATGATGTTACTAAGTCATTTATAAAAGAAAATGAATTTTGTATTGGTGAAAGCCTTTTTACTAATGATAAAAGTCCTCAAGGATTTGAAGCATTAGAGAATATACTATGTTTGAAATTTAAAGCATTTGAGTTAAAGGACTTGATTTTACAAGATGAAATACTTACAAGAACATATATAGAATATTTAGAAAAATATTTAATATATAAAATGGAAAGAGAATGGGGCTTTCAAATGTTAAATGCGACAGAAAGATATATAAAATTCCGAAATAATTATAGTGAAATTGATAAAAGAGTGAATCAAAGTTATATCGCATCATACCTAGGAATTACTCCAGAGTCACTAAGCAGAATACGAAGAACTGTCGCGGATAAAAATTAG